The uncultured Roseibium sp. DNA segment AATAATTCTTGAAGGCGACGCAGCCATGGGACCCGTTGGTGCCACGAACCAGCGACGTATGGGCGAGCATGCCGTCGCGGCCTTTCATAGCGGCCCGGTCGGTCGGCAGCATGCGCACCGCCTCCACCCCGTGGTAGCGACGTTCCCGCATGACGAGATTGTAGACATTCGGCGGCGTCGGGCCGCGGTTCTTCCGATGAACGTAGTCGGGATTGTCCTTCATATGGCCCAGACCGGAATGGGCTTCCAGCTTCTGACCATCGGGCATGTAGACCGTGGCGGACTTGATATCATAGACGGCGATACCGCTGCCACGTCCGGGAAGCCCGCCTTTGGCGCCACCGCCGCTGAACACCTTGGACAGGCCGCTGAAGAGACCACCTCGGCCGCTGTCGTCGGTGGTGGCGGGATCTTCCGGCGCTGCGTAGGCCAGCTGGGTATAGCTTTTCCGCTTCTTGTCGTTCTCGGCTTTTTTCGTTCGGGCCCAGTCGGGAACATCCGGGCGTTTGGAGGGCACCGGCGGCGCTTCGGACAGCGTGTCCACAGCTGCGACTTCGATTTCCGCGGCCACCTCGCCGGTTTCCATATCGTCCGTATCGGTTTCCAGCGCCGCGACCGTGATGGTTTCGTCCGCTCCGGAACCGGCCTCGTTGCCCGTCTCCCGAGCAGCGATCAGCCTGCGCCGCAGCAGGCCCTTGGCCAGTTCGGCCACAAGAGCCACCTTTGCCGCCTGCTCATCCTCTTCCTGCTGACGCTTGGCCAGAACCAGCGCGAGCGTTTCGTCTGACGAATAGGCACGCGGACGCGCCGGCTCGGAGGTCAACTCCTGCCCGGTCGTTGTCAGGCGATCGACGGGTCCCACCACAGCGCTGGCCTGCACCGGCGGAATGCTGCCGGTAATGATGGTGTCCGGTTTGCTCTCAGGCAGAGGCGAAACAAAGGCCTGAGTTTCCGGATCCGAGAAGAACCGCATCAGCGTGTTTTCGATCGGGTCGACGGAA contains these protein-coding regions:
- a CDS encoding DUF2778 domain-containing protein; the protein is MAFFGGAVALSALVLSVTLSQSSVDPIENTLMRFFSDPETQAFVSPLPESKPDTIITGSIPPVQASAVVGPVDRLTTTGQELTSEPARPRAYSSDETLALVLAKRQQEEDEQAAKVALVAELAKGLLRRRLIAARETGNEAGSGADETITVAALETDTDDMETGEVAAEIEVAAVDTLSEAPPVPSKRPDVPDWARTKKAENDKKRKSYTQLAYAAPEDPATTDDSGRGGLFSGLSKVFSGGGAKGGLPGRGSGIAVYDIKSATVYMPDGQKLEAHSGLGHMKDNPDYVHRKNRGPTPPNVYNLVMRERRYHGVEAVRMLPTDRAAMKGRDGMLAHTSLVRGTNGSHGCVAFKNYSRFLSAFKAGKVKKMIVVPDLRELPVYMASL